In Sulfitobacter sp. W027, a single window of DNA contains:
- a CDS encoding helicase RepA family protein, whose product MRDFTAMAVQLDQHRAEHPTGTHRLPTPFIWQDPNSLPLRPWVYGRHLLRKQVAVTVAPGGVGKSSLTIVEGLAMVSERELLGEWTAKGLNVWLYNLEDPRDEMNLRITAAMQHHDVRPDEVEGRLFVDTGRERELCTAAQTREGVVIVKPEIEELAREIAERQIDVMIVDPFVSSHQAGENDNVAIDLIAKEWARLADRCNCAIELVHHTRKTNGVEATTEDSRGGSALLAAARSGRVLNRMTADEREQAGIQPDDLTTYFTVTRDKSNLAPVGKRTWRRMVSVELANGESVGVAEVWEWPDTFDGFTGKDLLAVQHAIEGKHPRYSDQSGKDWAGVIVADVLGLDALKDKRRIKKMIEAWLHSGALVKGSKTGPIRKPVPTIEVGEWANE is encoded by the coding sequence ATGCGCGATTTCACAGCAATGGCCGTGCAACTGGATCAGCACCGGGCGGAACACCCGACCGGCACTCATCGCTTGCCAACGCCTTTCATCTGGCAGGACCCCAACAGCCTGCCTCTCCGCCCGTGGGTCTATGGGCGGCATCTACTGCGCAAGCAGGTCGCCGTGACGGTTGCTCCCGGTGGGGTGGGCAAGTCCTCTTTGACCATTGTGGAGGGGCTGGCGATGGTATCTGAGCGTGAGTTGCTCGGGGAATGGACGGCTAAGGGCTTGAACGTCTGGCTCTACAACCTCGAAGACCCGCGCGACGAGATGAACCTGCGCATCACAGCAGCCATGCAGCACCATGATGTGCGGCCCGATGAAGTCGAAGGGCGGTTGTTTGTAGATACCGGGCGCGAGCGCGAGCTTTGCACGGCGGCACAGACCCGCGAGGGCGTCGTGATCGTAAAGCCTGAGATTGAGGAACTGGCGCGGGAAATCGCTGAACGGCAGATTGACGTGATGATTGTTGACCCGTTCGTCTCATCGCATCAGGCGGGTGAGAATGACAACGTCGCCATTGATCTCATCGCCAAGGAATGGGCGCGTTTGGCGGATCGGTGCAACTGCGCAATTGAACTGGTTCACCATACCCGCAAGACCAACGGCGTGGAGGCCACCACAGAGGATAGCAGGGGCGGCTCTGCGCTGTTGGCGGCAGCACGGTCTGGACGGGTGCTCAACCGCATGACAGCGGACGAGAGAGAGCAGGCAGGCATTCAGCCCGATGACCTCACCACCTACTTCACCGTGACCCGCGACAAGTCGAACCTCGCGCCCGTGGGTAAGCGCACATGGCGGCGCATGGTCTCTGTCGAATTGGCGAACGGTGAAAGCGTCGGCGTGGCCGAGGTCTGGGAATGGCCCGATACGTTCGATGGCTTCACCGGAAAGGACCTGCTGGCCGTGCAGCATGCCATTGAGGGCAAGCACCCGCGCTACTCGGATCAGTCGGGCAAGGACTGGGCCGGGGTTATCGTTGCCGATGTGCTGGGGCTGGATGCATTGAAGGACAAGCGCCGGATTAAGAAAATGATTGAGGCATGGCTGCATTCCGGGGCGCTTGTGAAAGGCAGCAAAACCGGCCCCATCAGAAAGCCAGTTCCGACGATTGAAGTCGGCGAATGGGCAAACGAATGA
- a CDS encoding DUF5681 domain-containing protein, with protein MSKKNDRNSGAKTEGRNADGTFAPGNPGKPKGSRHRATQAIEAMLEGQQEALTQAAIDKALEGDVTALRLCLDRIAPARKDAPVSFALPEIETAEDAAKAARAILKAIADGDVTPLEAATVMAVVEQFRRTLETTEIERRITALEASK; from the coding sequence ATGAGCAAAAAGAACGACCGAAACAGCGGCGCGAAAACGGAAGGCCGGAACGCTGACGGCACCTTCGCCCCCGGCAACCCCGGCAAGCCCAAAGGATCACGCCACAGGGCCACGCAGGCCATTGAGGCGATGCTAGAGGGCCAGCAGGAGGCTTTGACGCAGGCAGCCATAGACAAGGCTCTGGAAGGCGATGTCACCGCTCTGCGCCTGTGCCTCGACCGTATCGCACCCGCCCGCAAGGATGCGCCAGTATCCTTTGCCCTGCCGGAAATTGAAACGGCAGAGGACGCCGCCAAGGCGGCAAGGGCCATTCTCAAAGCAATTGCTGACGGAGACGTGACCCCGCTGGAGGCAGCGACCGTCATGGCCGTGGTTGAGCAGTTCCGCCGCACCTTGGAAACCACAGAGATTGAACGCCGGATCACGGCATTGGAGGCAAGCAAATGA
- a CDS encoding pyridoxal-dependent decarboxylase — MNWEDFRKWGRRAADWAADYHAGLRDRPVRAQVAPGAVLSALPDAPPEGAEAMQSIFDDFEQTILPGMTHWQHPRFFAYFPANAAPVSVLAEYFVSAIAAQCMLWQTSPAATELETRVCDWMRQAIGLPDGFTGVIQDSASSATLCAVLTMRERALDWQGNKAGLSGQPRLRVYCSAEVHTSVDRAIWIAGLGEENLVRIPTQGPTRAMDADALRAAIAADRAAGHLPAGIIACTGGTSAGASDDIAAVMDVAEAEGLYTHVDAAWAGSAMICPEFRALWAGVERADSVVMNPHKWLGAQFDCTTHFLRNPDDLVRTLAIQPEYLKTHGADGIVNYSEWSVPLGRRFRALKLWFLIRAHGLEGLREMIRNHVTWAQDLAARLEATEGFEIVTPPMLSLFTFRHLATADHEAHNQDLLNRINDDGRIYLTQTRIDGALVIRFQAGAFTATAEDVAVAYDVITELAEANV, encoded by the coding sequence ATGAACTGGGAAGATTTCCGAAAGTGGGGCCGCCGCGCCGCCGACTGGGCCGCCGATTACCACGCAGGTTTGCGCGACCGTCCGGTGCGTGCACAGGTGGCGCCCGGCGCGGTGCTCTCTGCCCTGCCCGATGCGCCGCCCGAGGGGGCCGAGGCGATGCAGTCGATTTTCGACGATTTCGAACAAACCATCCTGCCCGGCATGACCCATTGGCAGCACCCCCGTTTTTTTGCCTATTTCCCGGCCAACGCGGCACCCGTTTCGGTGCTGGCGGAATATTTCGTCTCGGCCATCGCGGCACAGTGCATGCTCTGGCAGACCTCTCCGGCGGCGACCGAGCTGGAAACCCGCGTCTGCGACTGGATGCGCCAGGCGATCGGCCTGCCTGATGGGTTCACCGGGGTGATCCAAGACAGCGCCAGTTCCGCCACGCTCTGCGCGGTGCTGACCATGCGCGAACGGGCCTTGGACTGGCAGGGCAACAAAGCGGGCCTGTCAGGCCAGCCGCGCCTGCGGGTCTATTGCTCGGCAGAGGTGCATACGTCGGTCGACCGCGCCATCTGGATCGCAGGGCTAGGCGAAGAGAACCTTGTCCGCATTCCGACCCAAGGCCCGACCCGCGCGATGGACGCGGACGCGTTGCGCGCCGCCATCGCTGCCGACCGCGCGGCGGGGCATCTACCGGCGGGGATCATCGCCTGCACCGGCGGCACCAGCGCGGGCGCCAGCGATGACATCGCCGCCGTGATGGATGTGGCCGAGGCCGAAGGGCTCTACACCCATGTCGATGCCGCATGGGCCGGATCAGCGATGATCTGTCCAGAGTTCCGCGCCCTTTGGGCCGGGGTCGAACGCGCCGATTCCGTGGTAATGAACCCGCACAAATGGCTGGGCGCCCAGTTTGATTGCACCACGCATTTTCTGCGCAATCCTGACGATCTGGTCCGCACGCTGGCGATCCAGCCGGAGTACCTGAAGACCCACGGCGCGGATGGGATTGTGAACTATTCCGAATGGTCCGTGCCGCTGGGCCGCCGTTTCCGGGCACTGAAACTATGGTTCCTGATCCGTGCCCATGGGCTGGAAGGGCTGCGCGAGATGATCCGCAACCATGTGACATGGGCGCAGGACTTGGCCGCACGGCTGGAGGCGACGGAAGGGTTCGAGATCGTGACCCCGCCAATGCTCTCCCTCTTCACCTTCCGCCATTTGGCGACCGCAGACCATGAGGCGCATAACCAAGACCTGCTCAATCGGATCAACGACGATGGGCGGATCTACCTGACCCAGACCCGCATCGACGGGGCATTGGTGATCCGCTTTCAAGCAGGCGCTTTCACCGCCACGGCCGAGGATGTAGCCGTGGCCTACGATGTGATCACCGAACTGGCTGAAGCCAATGTTTAA
- a CDS encoding nicotinate phosphoribosyltransferase — MPMTMKTLMSALMATTVSTAAFAQSTSTDAGAGVGADVSAGASAGADASTNASGNSNAAADKGNSKAAKGNYGQLISGLQSSEVSAEVVSGLDAEADATITLLSDLKGEAAENASALDNALSKQEESIADLRTEIEANAELMAALEAEGYSVDQVVAVNSANSGEITLVVDDSQ; from the coding sequence ATGCCAATGACTATGAAAACTCTGATGTCTGCACTGATGGCAACAACAGTTTCCACAGCAGCTTTCGCTCAATCCACCAGCACAGATGCAGGCGCTGGTGTTGGTGCTGACGTTAGTGCAGGAGCGAGTGCAGGTGCAGATGCGTCGACCAATGCATCTGGCAACAGCAACGCCGCAGCAGACAAAGGCAATTCCAAAGCTGCGAAGGGGAACTATGGACAGCTGATCTCCGGCCTCCAGAGTTCCGAGGTATCTGCGGAAGTAGTGTCCGGCCTTGACGCGGAAGCTGACGCGACGATCACACTGCTATCTGATCTGAAAGGTGAAGCTGCGGAGAACGCAAGCGCTTTAGACAATGCTCTGAGTAAGCAGGAAGAAAGCATTGCTGACCTGCGCACGGAGATTGAGGCAAACGCAGAGTTGATGGCCGCGTTGGAGGCCGAAGGATATTCGGTTGATCAGGTGGTTGCAGTCAACTCCGCCAATTCTGGTGAAATCACCTTGGTGGTAGACGACAGCCAGTAA
- a CDS encoding 2-dehydro-3-deoxygalactonokinase, translated as MTDVSTANWLAVEVQETRLQLWAMQGSSALETATAEGDAAQLSSVEALDAILKTLTAPWDLPRLPAFVAGLPAGWANAAPRAVPCDAIAQATTSVATGNFDLQVIPALRQQTPSGLLQGAETRIAGFLSLNKDWDGVICLPGATSVWAQVSAGEVVSFQTFLTGELLGHLGQGTPAEGTALDDTSFDDALSDGLSRPERLAGRLASIRADLALGNVPPPTAEARLAGTLIGAELAAARAYWLGQKLAVIGTGGATPLYLRALSQQGARATEADGSRMTLAGICAVRRAVNGA; from the coding sequence ATGACAGACGTGAGCACGGCAAACTGGCTGGCCGTAGAGGTGCAAGAGACGCGCCTGCAGCTCTGGGCGATGCAGGGCAGCTCGGCCCTTGAGACCGCTACAGCAGAGGGCGACGCCGCGCAGCTGTCCTCTGTTGAGGCGCTTGACGCGATACTGAAAACCCTCACCGCTCCGTGGGATCTGCCGCGCCTACCGGCATTTGTGGCCGGGCTTCCTGCGGGTTGGGCCAATGCCGCCCCCCGCGCGGTCCCTTGCGATGCGATTGCCCAAGCGACAACATCGGTCGCAACAGGGAACTTCGACCTTCAGGTCATCCCCGCCCTGCGACAACAGACTCCAAGCGGGCTGCTGCAAGGGGCCGAAACCCGGATCGCGGGGTTTCTGAGCCTGAACAAAGACTGGGACGGGGTCATCTGCCTTCCGGGGGCGACTTCGGTCTGGGCGCAGGTCAGCGCGGGAGAAGTGGTGAGCTTTCAGACCTTCCTGACCGGAGAATTACTGGGTCATTTGGGCCAAGGCACGCCCGCCGAGGGCACGGCGCTGGATGACACGTCCTTTGACGACGCGCTCAGCGACGGGTTGTCGCGGCCCGAGCGGCTGGCGGGACGGCTAGCCTCCATCCGGGCTGATCTGGCATTGGGCAACGTCCCGCCCCCCACTGCAGAGGCGCGGCTGGCCGGCACCCTGATCGGCGCGGAACTTGCGGCGGCGCGGGCCTATTGGCTGGGGCAGAAGCTGGCGGTAATCGGCACGGGCGGCGCTACGCCGCTTTATCTGCGGGCCTTGTCGCAACAGGGCGCGCGCGCGACCGAGGCTGACGGCAGCCGTATGACCCTGGCGGGGATTTGCGCGGTTCGGCGGGCGGTGAACGGGGCGTAA
- the hpaR gene encoding homoprotocatechuate degradation operon regulator HpaR translates to MATMPPLRRTARSLPIALLRARERVMGPIREILNESGISEQKFRVLRVVEESGPMEQTALAQQACLLLPSLTRMLRAMEEEGLLSRASDPDDGRKSIVTITDQGQQILQDHAGDAAALFSDFEARFGKQRMEDLLDMLEDLVNLDMQKKTDGPKKD, encoded by the coding sequence ATGGCCACAATGCCCCCCCTGCGCCGCACGGCCCGCTCCCTTCCGATTGCCCTGTTGCGCGCGCGCGAAAGGGTGATGGGGCCGATCCGGGAAATCCTGAACGAAAGCGGCATCTCGGAACAGAAGTTCCGGGTGCTGCGTGTCGTTGAGGAATCCGGCCCAATGGAGCAAACAGCATTGGCGCAGCAGGCCTGTCTGCTGCTGCCGAGCCTGACACGCATGTTGCGCGCGATGGAGGAAGAGGGGCTGCTGAGCCGTGCCAGTGATCCAGATGATGGGCGCAAGTCCATCGTCACGATCACCGATCAGGGCCAACAGATTTTGCAAGACCACGCGGGCGATGCCGCGGCGCTATTTTCCGATTTCGAGGCCCGTTTTGGCAAGCAGCGGATGGAAGACCTGCTGGATATGCTCGAAGACCTCGTCAATCTGGACATGCAGAAAAAGACCGACGGGCCGAAGAAAGACTGA
- a CDS encoding AlpA family transcriptional regulator, whose product MKYLNLNQLSDKLGGRSRSSLYRDVDEKRIPAPIKIGQRLYWVESAVDDAIASAQQHAA is encoded by the coding sequence ATGAAATACCTCAACCTCAACCAACTATCTGACAAACTGGGTGGCCGCTCCCGGTCCTCACTCTATCGCGACGTTGATGAGAAACGCATCCCCGCGCCGATCAAAATCGGGCAGAGGCTGTACTGGGTTGAAAGCGCGGTAGACGATGCCATCGCTTCTGCCCAACAGCATGCCGCTTAA
- a CDS encoding response regulator — MIKLLLVENDLDICELVRLSLELHGEFDVVDCSSGEEALRIVGDYRPDVFLLDFMMPEMSGPQVLKRFREVPELADVPAIFLTARTWEATKSELIDLGAKEVIYKPFKPTILGAQVKAAIER; from the coding sequence ATGATTAAGCTCTTACTTGTCGAAAATGACTTAGACATTTGTGAATTAGTGAGGCTTTCGTTAGAACTCCATGGTGAATTCGATGTGGTCGATTGCTCTTCAGGAGAGGAAGCACTCCGCATAGTTGGCGACTATAGGCCGGATGTTTTCTTGCTCGATTTCATGATGCCTGAAATGTCCGGTCCGCAGGTGCTTAAGAGGTTTCGTGAAGTTCCGGAGCTTGCAGACGTGCCTGCAATTTTTCTTACTGCCCGAACATGGGAAGCCACCAAATCCGAATTGATAGATTTGGGAGCCAAGGAAGTTATCTATAAGCCATTCAAGCCCACTATACTTGGCGCTCAGGTCAAAGCAGCAATCGAGCGATGA
- a CDS encoding helix-turn-helix transcriptional regulator: MNSNQARMARALVKLGVREIASSAGVTPNTISRIENGSDAKQSTINAVRAVYENMGVKFLAAGDVTTSASICMEEQLK; encoded by the coding sequence ATGAATAGCAATCAGGCACGGATGGCGCGCGCATTGGTAAAGCTCGGTGTGCGCGAAATTGCATCATCCGCAGGTGTAACTCCGAACACAATTTCCAGAATTGAGAACGGCTCTGATGCAAAGCAGTCAACCATCAACGCTGTTCGGGCGGTTTATGAAAATATGGGCGTCAAATTCTTGGCTGCCGGTGACGTGACAACCTCGGCGTCAATTTGCATGGAGGAGCAATTAAAATGA
- a CDS encoding excalibur calcium-binding domain-containing protein translates to MIISLAACSANTNTGPQDVAHSLAFSKQLSASSTGSLCATYTSSATTPLVKMMLEAELGARNVAHCDRTHVGGQSVAQYNRPSFNRADGEGATLASDKDCSDFVNGAHAQRFFLAVGGPSSDPHRLDRDGDGLACEWGTAVTRLYSKALAPIRRATPRRTSSSRCYVGPRGGTYTITASGNKNYGGC, encoded by the coding sequence ATGATAATCTCGTTGGCAGCGTGCTCGGCGAACACTAACACAGGCCCACAGGATGTCGCGCATTCGTTAGCCTTTTCAAAGCAACTCTCAGCTTCAAGCACTGGTAGCCTTTGTGCGACCTACACCTCTTCGGCCACGACTCCGCTGGTTAAGATGATGCTTGAAGCGGAGTTGGGCGCTCGCAACGTTGCCCACTGCGACCGCACACATGTCGGCGGGCAGTCTGTGGCCCAATACAATCGGCCCAGCTTTAATAGAGCAGATGGCGAAGGTGCTACGTTGGCCTCAGATAAAGATTGCAGCGACTTTGTGAATGGAGCGCACGCACAGAGGTTTTTTCTGGCAGTGGGTGGACCATCGAGTGATCCGCACCGCTTGGACAGAGATGGCGATGGTTTGGCTTGTGAGTGGGGAACTGCTGTCACACGCCTATACAGCAAAGCGCTTGCCCCCATCCGTCGCGCCACGCCCCGCCGAACGAGCAGTTCGCGTTGCTACGTAGGCCCGCGTGGCGGCACCTATACTATTACAGCAAGCGGCAACAAAAATTACGGCGGCTGCTAG